A portion of the Spartobacteria bacterium genome contains these proteins:
- a CDS encoding alpha/beta hydrolase: MKHSLYLLIAVVCMAGTTFAADADKTYAVITSRDGNPISYEEYGHGKSALVFIHGWSCDSRYWRKQIPFLADSHHIITVDLAGHGQSGQNRQNYTMQAFGEDVKAVLNDAGVESAILIGHSMGGRVIAEAAALAPDKVVGLIGIDTLQNVEYPLTKDTFELMVNPLEENFMEGCKAFVSTMLMPDPANPELRQWIIDDMSSAPSNVAVSAISNMLSMYITGEFATVFDHLKQPVVCVNADKWPVDVEANRRHMTSFEMITITNADHFMQLNQSKEFNEALYKAINMVKSKHR, encoded by the coding sequence ATGAAGCACAGTTTGTATTTATTAATTGCCGTGGTTTGCATGGCAGGCACAACGTTCGCAGCAGATGCTGATAAAACATATGCTGTTATAACCTCAAGAGACGGCAATCCGATCAGTTATGAAGAATATGGTCATGGGAAATCAGCCCTTGTTTTTATACATGGATGGAGCTGTGACTCCCGCTACTGGCGCAAACAAATTCCGTTTCTGGCAGATTCGCACCACATTATAACAGTTGATCTGGCGGGACATGGTCAATCGGGCCAAAATCGTCAGAACTACACAATGCAGGCCTTCGGGGAAGATGTAAAAGCCGTCCTGAATGATGCCGGCGTCGAAAGCGCTATACTAATAGGACATTCCATGGGTGGTCGCGTCATCGCAGAAGCGGCGGCCCTCGCGCCGGACAAAGTTGTCGGCCTGATCGGCATAGACACGCTTCAAAATGTGGAATACCCGTTAACAAAGGACACGTTTGAACTCATGGTTAACCCCCTTGAAGAAAACTTTATGGAAGGATGCAAAGCCTTTGTCAGCACGATGCTAATGCCTGATCCAGCAAATCCGGAACTGCGCCAGTGGATCATTGACGATATGTCATCCGCTCCATCAAATGTGGCAGTCAGCGCAATAAGCAACATGCTTTCTATGTATATTACCGGCGAATTTGCGACCGTCTTCGACCATCTAAAACAACCTGTTGTTTGTGTGAATGCAGACAAGTGGCCCGTCGATGTGGAAGCCAATCGACGGCATATGACATCCTTCGAAATGATAACCATCACCAATGCAGATCATTTCATGCAACTGAACCAATCCAAAGAATTCAATGAGGCACTGTACAAAGCGATCAACATGGTTAAGTCGAAACACCGCTGA